Genomic window (Pirellulales bacterium):
AAGTCACGAATCGTCAGCAGGCTATCGAGCGTGATACCTCGGGCTGCGAATGCCTCGCGGCCCCCCTCGAGTCGATCCACGATCGTTATGACCCGTTTGACGGTCATGCCAAACTCCAGGGCGCGATCGATCGCCAGCATCGACGAGCCGCCCGTAGTAACCACGTCCTCTACGATCACGGCATCATCGCCTGGTTGCACCGGTCCTTCGATGTAGCGATTCGTGCCGTGCCCTTTGGGTTCCTTGCGGACCATGAATCCCAATAGCGGTACACCGCGAATGCCCGCCAGCGTGATCACGGCCGCGGTGATGGGGTCGGCGCCGATCGACATGCCCCCCACGGCCTTGGGGATGTGGGCTGCGAGCAGATCGAGAATTCCTTCGCCCACCAGACGCGCTCCGGCCGAGTCGAGCGTCACTTGCTTGGTATCCAGATAGAAACTGGCTTTCTTGCCCGAGGCCAGCGTGAAATCGCCGAACTTCAGTGCCTTGGCGCGAATCAGGTCGATGAGCGGTTGTTTGTCGTACACGGTAGCGAGACGGCTGCGCAGGGCCGATCCTGGGTCAGAGGTGGAGAAACTACCGCGAAGCATACCAATCCCGCGTCGTCTTGCCAGGGTGTGGCCGCGGCGGGAGGAGCTCGACTAGCGCACGATGCGCACGCGCGATTCGACGGTCATCATGTCGTAGACGTCTTCAATATCGCGCTGGCTTAGGCGAATGCAACCACGCGAGTCGGCCTGGCCGATGCTGGCCGGATCGTTCGTGCCGTGAATACCCAGGTGGTCGTCCAGGCCGATCCAATACTTGCCGAGAGGATTGGTCGGATCGTTGGCGTCGATTACCCGGTCGGGGCCGTAATACGTCGGATTGGGCTGCTTGATCTTGACGGTGAAGTCTCCCTCGGGCGTGGTCTGATCGGCACCGATGCCCACGGGGAATCGTCCGGCGAAACGACCCCCCAGCATCAGCGAAAGATGCCGGCTGTTCATGCTCACTACGGCATCGAAGGGGCCTTGTACAACCTTCAGCTTGTCACCGGGGCGAAGCTGATTCGGATCGGCGATTCCGTTGATCTTGGCCAGCAATTGCGCCGGCACTTTATAGTGCATCGCCACGCGGTCCAGCGTGTCGCCAGGCTGCACCTCATACGCCGGCAGCAGCAGATGTTCGCGTGAATAGATTACGGTGCCGGCCAGCTGATGGAGCAGTGGCAGTAGCACCTGCTGATCTGGTTCCGTCAAACGGGGGTCGTCGTACCAGCGCGACAAAAGCAGTAGTGCCGGATCGAGGCGGTTTTCTTGCAGCAGGGCGCCAGCCGCCGCATAGTCAGTCGCGAAATTGCTCTCGGGTACTCCGCTGCCAAGCGAAGCCGCCGGTTCGGTGGGTGGGACGGAAAATGGCGATGCCACCCCCGGGTCGGCCGCGGCCGGCTGTTGATACGAGGCGCCCGCGGCCGCCGGATCGTGATGCTCCGGCGCTTGCATCGGATCTTGCCCTACAATGGGCAACGATGCCGAGGGGATAGCATTCGGATCACCGGGGCCCACGCTGGGTGCTACAAAGGGGGGCACTGCACCGGAATCCTGCTGGGGCGCCGACGGGGCGTCGAACGGAGGCGCGTCGGCCGGCGCGGCGGGCTGCGATTGCAAAACCTGCGGCGCGCGAGGCGCGGCCGGTGCTGCCAGGGTCGGCGGCGCGCCCCCTTGCGAAGCATCGGCGCTGGGCAACTCGATCTGCGGTGCTCCCTGCCAATCGTCCGGTGTCGCGCCCGGCGGCGGCTCGACGTCGCGCACGCCGGTGAGCCCGACGTAAACACCGTATGCGACAGCCGAAAGCACGGCGACAATCAGCAGCGTCTTAAAGGCCTGCACTGTCGTCTCTCCTGAAAACTCCCTTGACATGGCCCCAGAAGGGGCAGATTGCGGAGAGATCATAGGGGAACATCGAAATTCACGCTATGTCAGCCAGGGGCAATCAAGCCCTGGCAACAGCATGCAAACGACGATGTCCCCCAGATGGCAGGTTGGGCAGATTCTAAACTTTCCCAAAACCACAGACGGGGCCGCTCTATGCGCTTGCGCCGGGCGCGGCATTGCCAGGCTTGTTCGTCGCGGTCTTAGCCTCGCGCAGCCGTGCGCGAATTTTTTCCAATCGCTCGGCCAATTCACGTTCGAAACCGCGCGGCACCGGGCGGTAGTATTCCCGGTCGACACCCAAATAATCCTGCGATGCCACGCCATCGGGCGCATTGTGCGAGTACTGATAGCTGTCGCCATGGCCAAGCCGCTTGGCGCCCCCGTAGTGGCTGTCTTTCAGGTGCACCGGCACAGGCAACAACCGGCCCGACGACACATCGGCGCGCGCTTCGGCGATGCCAACATAGCTGGCATTCGATTTTGGCGCGCACGCCAAGTACGTCACGGCCTGTGCCAATGGCAGCTGACACTCCGGCAGTCCGACAAACTCGGTGGCTTGCATGGCCGCTACGGCCAGCGGCAGGGCGTGGGGATCGGCATTGCCGATATCCTCGCTGGCAGCGATCACGATGCGCCGCGCCAGAAACCGCACGTCTTCGCCCGCTTCGAGCATCTGGGCCAGCCAATACAGAGCGGCGTCGGGGTCGCTGCCGCGAATACTCTTAATCAGCGCGCTGGCCGCATCGTAATGCGCGTCTCCCTGGCGGTCGTAGGTAATTGCTTTGCGCTGCACCGATTCTTCGGCCAGTGCACGCGTGAAATGCAGCGGTCGCTGCGGGCTGGACAGCACGCCGACTTCCAATGCCGAGAGCGCACGACGGGCGTCGCCATCGCTAACTTCAGCCAGAAATTCGAGCGCATCGTCCGCGAGTCGCACGTCCTCACCCCCCAGCCCACGCTCTTTGTCCGTCAACGTGCGCCGCAGCAGTTGCTTGATGTCGTCGACCGATAAGGCCTCGAACTGAAACACTCGGCTGCGGCTCACCAGAGCACTATTGATGGCAAAGAACGGATTCTGCGTCGTGGCGCCTACCAGAATCACGATACCGTCTTCGACGTCGGGCAGCAGCACGTCTTGCTGCGACCGATTGAAGCGATGGATCTCGTCGACGAACAAAAGCGTCTTCTTGTTGTCGGCCGAGAGCCGATCGCGTGCTTCTTGCAACACGTCGCGCAGATCTTTCACGCCGCTGGTGACGGCGTTGAGCTGTACGAACTTGCTGCGGCTTTCGGCGGCCAGCAGCCGTGCCAGGGTGGTTTTGCCGGTACCGGGCGGCCCATAGAAAATGACCGAGCCCAAACGATCGGCCTTCAGCAACCGGTTGAGCAGCTTCCCTTCGCCAAGAAACTGGCGCTGGCCCACAAACTCGGCCAAGGTGCGCGGCCGCATCCGCGCCGCCAGCGGCTGCGCCTGCTGACGATTCTGAGCTTCGCCCGCCTCAAACAGGGAGGGGCCGGGAATGGGTTTCATCGACGGTTCTCGAACAGCGAAAAGAACGAACGCGATTGGTGGTGATCGGGCCGTCAAATTATACAGATTGTTCGGCGGCCGGCTTCGCGCGACGATCCAATTACCAACGAGACGCCACCCCGAGCTGGACCGGCGAGCGGCGCCACGTCAAAACAAGTTCATCTGCCCGCTAGCAGCTCGCGGCGGCGTGAAGAGCGATGTATCGAAGGCCGGCAGGCGGCCGTCCAGGCCGTGTTTCGCGCGAAATACGCCAAAGGTCTGTTTGATCTGCTCGGCGTAGTTTCCGCGGCCGCGCTGCCGTTCGCTGAATGCCGATTGGTAGAGTTTGCCGCCGCGCGTGCCGCGAATGCGCGATTCGACGCGGGCGAGGGCCTCGGGCCGGTTTGTGGCCAGCCAATCCATGAAGATCGGGTTCACCGCGTGCGGTAGTCGCAAGAGCACATAGCTCGCCGTCTTTGCTCCGGCTTCAGCCGCTGCCTCGAGGACCGCTGGCATCTCGTGGTCGTTCAAGCCGGGGATGATCGGCGCCACCATGACACCAACTGGTACGCCGGCATCGGTTAATCTACGAATGGCCTGCAAGCGTGCGGCAGGACGCGACGTGCGAGGTTCCAGGGCGCCGACCAATTCTGCGTCGAGCGTGGTCACGCTCAGATGCACGTGTACCAGATTCTGCCGCGCCATGTCCGCAAGAATGTCCAAGTCGCGCACCACCAAGGCGTTCTTGGTGATGATGCCGCAGCATTGCCGCGACTCGCTCATCACTTCCAATACGGCCCGGGTCAGCCGCAGTTTCCGTTCGATCGGTTGATAACAATCGGTTACGCCCGACATCATGATCATCTCGCCGCGCCATTTTGGACGAGCGAGCGCCGCACGCAGCAACGCGGCCGCGTCATGCTTGACCATGACCTTGGTTTCGAAATCCAGCCCGGCGTTCATCCCCAGGAATTCATGCGAGGGTCGCGCATAGCAGTAAGAGCAGCCGTGCTCGCAACCACGGTAGACGTTGATGCTGTAGCGAAAGCCAATGTCGGGGCTGTCGTTGGTGGCGATGATCGACTGCGATTGGTCGGGCAAAAACGCGGTCGGTATCGTACGGCGCGCGGCCAACAGGTCGTCGTCCTCAGCCAATTCGTCGAATTGGGGTTCCAGATGGACCGCTTCGAATCGGTTGCCTGGTCGCGTGCTGGTGCCGCGGCCGACGAATTTTTGCTGTGGTTCGCTGGGCATGCGGAGACCCGGACAAGGGAGGATGTGACTGTCGGTCCGATCGAGAGTGCGAGGCAAGAGTACCCGATTATACCGCGACGACCGGCGGTGGAATTCCCGACGCGCCGCGTGATTGCGATGATATTGCCGCGGCCGCCCCCATGTTGGCGTATCGCACGCGGTACGGGCGTTCGAAGACACATCGTCGCCAGACCTTACGCCGCCGGCAAAAAAGGGTAATTTCTTGACGCGTCAATTTGCGCTGGATAATTTGCAAGAGTCCAACGCTGGCTCATGGGACATTCTCGCGCCACCAACATCCGTTCGCGGACAGGAGGTAGGGAAGATGCGTGTTCATCGACTGTGTGTGGCGGGCATCGTAACGATCGTTGTCCTCTCGGGCATCTCAACCGTTGCGGCCACGGAATATTTCCTGACGATCGGCGGCGGCTACACTCCCAGTGGCAATCAGGCCTCGCTGGAAAAGAATGTCTTGTTCTTCCAACATCTGCTGGCGGAACAACACCTGGCCGGTGCGGCGCACGACATTCTGTTCAGCGACGGCGACTCGCCCGGCCGCGATTTGCAATTTATCGATCCCACGGCGGGCGTACCGCGCGCCGTGTTGCTCGTTGCACGGGTCTTCGGCAAGGAAGACGACCTCGACACGCAGTTTCGTTCGCACGCTGTGCCTGGAATCCGCGGCGCCTCGTCGCGGCAGAATCTGGATCGTTGGTTTGACGATGTTGCGCCGCAATTGCACGCCGGCGACCGGCTGGTGATTTATCTCACCGGCCACGGAGGCAAGGGATCGCACGCGGACAATCCCCATTTCTTCATGTGGAACCACGAGCAAGTGCCGGTCAAGGATTTCGTCGCGAGGCTCGACAAGATCGACCCCGAGGTGCGCGTTGTGCTGGTGATGGTGCAATGTTATTCGGGCGGATTCGCGAATTGCATCTTTAACGAAGGAGATCCCAAGAAGGGCGTTTCGCGCGCCAACCGCTGCGGATTCTACGCCACGGTGCAGACTCGTCCGGCCGCCGGCTGCACACCCGAGATCGACGAAGAGAATTATCAAGAATACAGCAGCTCGTTCTGGGCCGCGATCGGCGGGCGAACACGGCTGGGCGAGCCCATTGCCGCGCGCGATTGCAACGTCGATGGTCAGATATCGTTTGCCGAAGCGCATGCACACGCACTGCTGACGTTGAATACCATCGACATCCCAGTGAAGACGTCCGACGCGTTTCTGCGCGCGTTCAGCAAATCTACGGGAGAGGCGGCCGAGCATTTGATCTCGCCCGACGCGCCGTTCGAGACGCTCGAATCGTTGGCCTCGCCGCTCGAGCGCGACGTGTTGAATGGGCTTTCCCAAACGCTCAACCTGGCGGGCGACGATCGATCGAAGTTAGCCCGCGATTTGGCAGAACGCCTTGAGAAAGAGCGCGGCGAGATCAACAGAGAAAAAAAGAAATTGCAGGGTGAGTATCAGCGCGCGCGCAATGCCATGGGCGAGATGCTCAAATTCCGCTGGCCCGAGTTTGCCAACCCCTGGAATCCCCAGGTTGCCGAGCAATTGCGTCGCGATGGGCCCGAGATAGTGGCCGCCATCGAAGGACATACTCGCTATAGCGAATTCTCCCGGTTGCACGACGAAATCTCCGAACACTCGGCCCGTGCGCTGGACGCCGAGTGTCGCTGGGTGAAATGCCAGCGATTTCTCAGGGTGACAGAAAACGTCGTGCTGGCGGCCAATCTCGACAAGGTCGCCACGCCCGAAATCCGCGACCGTTATCGCGCATTGCTCGACAGCGAGGCCGATACGCTCTGCGGTCGGCCATAAAGAGACGATTGCAGGCGCACGGGGCCACGAATCACGCGCTAGAGACGAACACGGGAACGGCGATCGATTCGTCCCTCATCTGATCCGTGTTGTCGCTGTCCTGACTCTTCTGCGAGCGATTGATTCTTCGCGTGTCGGCGAAAAAGCACTGAATTGCTGCGCCGCGCACGACAAAATAAGCGTCTCGCCCGTTCGCGCATCGCCCTTGTCTGGCGATCTTTGTGCCGCGTGTAGTGAATGTTACAGCGCGGTGGACGTGGCACGTCTGCATTTGTCAAGACCGAAAAAAGGTCGTGCCTGAATTGCCATCAAACTACGTTTGTCGCATGCGACGAGGCTGTTTATAATGCGACTGAAATCGAGGCAGCGCTTCAACTGTTTGATGTGCAGCAATTCGCCGAGAAGTCGTCAAAGGAACTTATGCCGTGCTTTCCGTTCGACCAAAAGTCGCCGAGTTGGTATTCCAGCTCTATGGAAGGTCGCTGCACCCAGAATTATTTCAGGTTTACAATAGTCGTTCGGTGAAACGTGGCGATTACGAGGCCACGATCAGCATCACCAGTGCCGGCCACATTGTCACTTGGCGACATCAGGGGTTGGTACTGACCGAAGTTTGCGCATCAGCGCAACATCCGCTCCCCCAGAAAAGACGGTTGCTATCCTATCGCCTCAAAGGCGAGCGCAGCGATCGAATGGAGTGTCGGGGTGGCGCCTCGTACCAGGTAAACTTCCAATTAGAGCCGGTCGAGCCCGAGGTCTTTTGGACCTTTCAGCAGGAACTGGCATTTTCTGGCGAGCGGCAGGGCATGTTGCACAATTTCCACTCCAGCGGCCGCATGGCGATCGGTGCCCTCAGCTATATCAACGTGGAAACGCGCAATCGCAGCCTGCTGGTGCAAGCGTTTCACACCTTTCCCGACGACTACGCCATCGTAAAGAGCCAATCTCTTTATGAAGTACCGTAGTTAAGGATTGCTTTCGCCAGGACGTGCCGCCGTTTGGCAAAATCGGCACGAACCACGCGGGCCGCTCTGATCACCCTCGGGTTACGGCGCATCAACTCGGCAAAAAGTCCTGCCCAGGTTGCCCATTGTAAATGCGTACGCAATGGCGGCATCCGCTGAAGTCTTTTTTTTCCTGCTCTCTGTGTCCTCGACGTCCTCGGTGGCAAAAATCCTCGGGCGCCTGGTCAGGAGAGCGTTCAGTCGAGATAACGCTGCGTCAGCCCCTGATAAGCGTCGATGCGGCGGTCGCGCAGAAAGGGCCAATGC
Coding sequences:
- the pyrE gene encoding orotate phosphoribosyltransferase, with product MLRGSFSTSDPGSALRSRLATVYDKQPLIDLIRAKALKFGDFTLASGKKASFYLDTKQVTLDSAGARLVGEGILDLLAAHIPKAVGGMSIGADPITAAVITLAGIRGVPLLGFMVRKEPKGHGTNRYIEGPVQPGDDAVIVEDVVTTGGSSMLAIDRALEFGMTVKRVITIVDRLEGGREAFAARGITLDSLLTIRDFGISPQA
- a CDS encoding DUF2617 family protein, giving the protein MLSVRPKVAELVFQLYGRSLHPELFQVYNSRSVKRGDYEATISITSAGHIVTWRHQGLVLTEVCASAQHPLPQKRRLLSYRLKGERSDRMECRGGASYQVNFQLEPVEPEVFWTFQQELAFSGERQGMLHNFHSSGRMAIGALSYINVETRNRSLLVQAFHTFPDDYAIVKSQSLYEVP
- a CDS encoding replication-associated recombination protein A; this translates as MKPIPGPSLFEAGEAQNRQQAQPLAARMRPRTLAEFVGQRQFLGEGKLLNRLLKADRLGSVIFYGPPGTGKTTLARLLAAESRSKFVQLNAVTSGVKDLRDVLQEARDRLSADNKKTLLFVDEIHRFNRSQQDVLLPDVEDGIVILVGATTQNPFFAINSALVSRSRVFQFEALSVDDIKQLLRRTLTDKERGLGGEDVRLADDALEFLAEVSDGDARRALSALEVGVLSSPQRPLHFTRALAEESVQRKAITYDRQGDAHYDAASALIKSIRGSDPDAALYWLAQMLEAGEDVRFLARRIVIAASEDIGNADPHALPLAVAAMQATEFVGLPECQLPLAQAVTYLACAPKSNASYVGIAEARADVSSGRLLPVPVHLKDSHYGGAKRLGHGDSYQYSHNAPDGVASQDYLGVDREYYRPVPRGFERELAERLEKIRARLREAKTATNKPGNAAPGASA
- a CDS encoding PA0069 family radical SAM protein; this encodes MPSEPQQKFVGRGTSTRPGNRFEAVHLEPQFDELAEDDDLLAARRTIPTAFLPDQSQSIIATNDSPDIGFRYSINVYRGCEHGCSYCYARPSHEFLGMNAGLDFETKVMVKHDAAALLRAALARPKWRGEMIMMSGVTDCYQPIERKLRLTRAVLEVMSESRQCCGIITKNALVVRDLDILADMARQNLVHVHLSVTTLDAELVGALEPRTSRPAARLQAIRRLTDAGVPVGVMVAPIIPGLNDHEMPAVLEAAAEAGAKTASYVLLRLPHAVNPIFMDWLATNRPEALARVESRIRGTRGGKLYQSAFSERQRGRGNYAEQIKQTFGVFRAKHGLDGRLPAFDTSLFTPPRAASGQMNLF
- a CDS encoding L,D-transpeptidase family protein, which encodes MQAFKTLLIVAVLSAVAYGVYVGLTGVRDVEPPPGATPDDWQGAPQIELPSADASQGGAPPTLAAPAAPRAPQVLQSQPAAPADAPPFDAPSAPQQDSGAVPPFVAPSVGPGDPNAIPSASLPIVGQDPMQAPEHHDPAAAGASYQQPAAADPGVASPFSVPPTEPAASLGSGVPESNFATDYAAAGALLQENRLDPALLLLSRWYDDPRLTEPDQQVLLPLLHQLAGTVIYSREHLLLPAYEVQPGDTLDRVAMHYKVPAQLLAKINGIADPNQLRPGDKLKVVQGPFDAVVSMNSRHLSLMLGGRFAGRFPVGIGADQTTPEGDFTVKIKQPNPTYYGPDRVIDANDPTNPLGKYWIGLDDHLGIHGTNDPASIGQADSRGCIRLSQRDIEDVYDMMTVESRVRIVR